A stretch of Hirundo rustica isolate bHirRus1 chromosome 22, bHirRus1.pri.v3, whole genome shotgun sequence DNA encodes these proteins:
- the WNT4 gene encoding protein Wnt-4 gives MSPEYSLRSLLLIILATFSANASNWLYLAKLSSVGSISEEETCEKLKGLIQRQVQMCKRNLEVMDSVRRGAQLAIEECQYQFRNRRWNCSTLDTLPVFGKVVTQGTREAAFVYAISSAGVAFAVTRACSSGELDKCGCDRTVQGGSPQGFQWSGCSDNIAYGVAFSQSFIDIRERSKGASSNRALMNLHNNEAGRKAILNNMRVECKCHGVSGSCEFKTCWKAMPPFRKVGNVLKEKFDGATEVEQSEIGSTKVLVPKNSQFKPHTDEDLVYLDSSPDFCDHDLKNGVLGTSGRQCNKTSKAIDGCELMCCGRGFHTDEVEVVERCSCKFHWCCSVKCKPCHRVVEIHTCR, from the exons GTACCTGGCAAAGCTGTCTTCAGTGGGGAGCATCTCCGAGGAGGAGACCTGCGAGAAGCTGAAGGGCTTGATCCAGCGCCAGGTGCAGATGTGCAAGAGGAACCTGGAGGTGATGGACTCAGTGCGACGCGGAGCCCAGCTGGCCATCGAGGAGTGCCAGTACCAGTTCCGCAACCGCCGCTGGAACTGCTCCACGCTGGACACCCTGCCTGTCTTCGGCAAGGTGGTGACGCAAG GGACGCGGGAGGCAGCGTTCGTCTATGCCATCTCTTCGGCAGGGGTGGCCTTCGCCGTGACCCGCGCCTGCAGCAGCGGCGAGCTGGACAAGTGTGGGTGCGACCGCACGGTGCAGGGGGGCAGCCCGCAGG GCTTCCAGTGGTCGGGCTGCTCCGATAACATCGCCTACGGTGTGGCCTTCTCGCAGTCCTTCATCGACATCCGCGAGAGGAGCAAAGGGGCCTCTTCCAACAGAGCGTTAATGAACCTCCACAACAACGAGGCAGGGAGGAAG GCGATCCTGAACAACATGCGGGTGGAGTGTAAGTGTCACGGCGTGTCAGGCTCGTGCGAGTTCAAGACGTGCTGGAAAGCCATGCCCCCCTTCCGCAAAGTGGGCAACGTCCTCAAGGAGAAATTCGACGGTGCCACGGAGGTCGAACAGAGCGAGATTGGATCCACCAAAGTGCTGGTGCCCAAAAACTCCCAGTTCAAGCCGCACACAGACGAGGACCTCGTCTACCTAGACTCCAGTCCCGACTTCTGTGACCACGACCTCAAGAATGGGGTCCTGGGCACCAGTGGGCGGCAGTGCAACAAGACCTCCAAGGCCATCGATGGCTGCGAGCTGATGTGCTGCGGCCGTGGCTTTCACACGGACGAAGTGGAGGTTGTGGAAAGGTGCAGCTGCAAATTCCACTGGTGCTGCTCCGTCAAGTGCAAACCCTGCCATCGGGTGGTGGAGATCCACACGTGCCGGTGA